One Limibacillus sp. DNA window includes the following coding sequences:
- a CDS encoding alpha/beta fold hydrolase encodes MSGRTARSFLILLALLTGLAACSARFAPPGPHAGREGPGPSLSAESFLTRDGLALPLRRWLPAEEPWAVILALHGMNDYSTAFELPGVALAEAGVATYAYDQRGFGEAPGRGLWPREGEAFRRDLRDALELIGQRHPGAPLFLLGDSFGAAVVATTLAAQWPPEVTGAILNAPAVMDRQSLGPFASASLWLAYQFAPGWKPTGADLKIQATDNIPLLRAFSNDPLVIKGTRIDAVYGLVNMMEAAQEAGPNLTGGPVLLLYGAKDEVIPPEALERFWAKLEQANPDARRLDFEEGWHWLLRDLERQQVYDALLAWMKEESSLRAGASKSRDLPLSHPWPYSNVRLAARP; translated from the coding sequence ATGAGCGGGCGGACAGCTAGATCCTTCCTGATTCTGCTCGCGTTGCTGACGGGCCTTGCGGCCTGCTCGGCGCGCTTCGCTCCCCCCGGTCCCCATGCCGGGCGCGAGGGGCCCGGCCCCTCTCTCTCGGCGGAAAGCTTCCTGACCCGCGACGGCCTCGCCCTGCCGCTGCGCCGCTGGCTGCCGGCGGAGGAGCCCTGGGCCGTGATCCTCGCCCTGCACGGCATGAACGACTACTCGACCGCCTTCGAGCTGCCCGGGGTGGCGCTGGCTGAGGCCGGGGTCGCCACTTATGCCTACGACCAGCGCGGCTTCGGCGAAGCGCCCGGCAGGGGTCTCTGGCCGAGGGAGGGGGAGGCTTTCCGCCGGGACCTGCGCGACGCGCTGGAGTTGATCGGGCAACGCCACCCCGGCGCCCCGCTCTTCCTCTTGGGCGATTCCTTCGGCGCGGCCGTGGTCGCCACCACCCTGGCCGCGCAGTGGCCGCCGGAGGTGACCGGCGCGATCCTGAACGCGCCCGCGGTGATGGACCGGCAAAGCCTCGGGCCCTTCGCCAGCGCCTCTCTCTGGCTCGCCTACCAGTTCGCGCCGGGCTGGAAGCCGACCGGGGCGGACCTGAAGATCCAGGCGACCGACAACATCCCTCTCCTGCGCGCCTTCTCCAACGACCCGCTGGTCATCAAGGGCACCCGGATCGACGCGGTCTACGGCCTGGTCAACATGATGGAAGCAGCGCAGGAGGCCGGACCGAACCTGACCGGCGGCCCGGTCCTGCTGCTCTATGGCGCGAAGGACGAGGTGATCCCGCCGGAAGCGCTGGAGCGCTTCTGGGCCAAGCTGGAGCAGGCGAACCCCGACGCCCGCCGCCTGGATTTCGAGGAAGGCTGGCACTGGCTGCTGCGCGACCTGGAACGCCAGCAGGTCTACGACGCCCTGCTGGCGTGGATGAAAGAGGAGAGCTCCCTTAGAGCAGGAGCGTCAAAGAGCCGCGATCTCCCCTTGTCGCACCCTTGGCCTTACAGTAATGTCCGCCTCGCCGCGCGCCCGTAG